The following are encoded in a window of Drosophila simulans strain w501 chromosome 3L, Prin_Dsim_3.1, whole genome shotgun sequence genomic DNA:
- the LOC6737178 gene encoding protein henna: protein MYQRQVSFDKPTRVEDSAYIVEGVDIKEARNTCLLFSPKDSSLSSGALANILAIFKKHDINLVHIESRSSLRVPGYEFFVEADGKSGALGKAIEDVKEQCSYFNIISRDYKDNATAVPWFPRRIRDLDRFANQILSYGSELDADHPGFTDPEYRKRRKYFADIAYNYKHGEPLPHVDYTKEEIETWGIIFRNLTKLYKTHACREYNHVFPLLVDNCGFREDNIPQLEDVSNFLRDCTGFTLRPVAGLLSSRDFLAGLAFRVFHSTQYIRHPSKPMYTPEPDVCHELMGHVPLFADPAFAQFSQEIGLASLGAPDDYIEKLSTIFWFTVEYGLCRQEGELKAYGAGLLSSYGELEYCLTDKPQLKDFEPEVTGVTKYPITQFQPLYYVADSFETAKEKTIKFANSIPRPFGVRYNAYTQSVEVLDSKPQISNLMDNINSEFQILQNAVAKLRV, encoded by the exons ATGTACCAGCGGCAGGTCTCCTTTGATAAG CCAACGCGCGTAGAGGATTCGGCTTACATAGTCGAGGGTGTAGATATTAAGGAGGCCAGGAACACCTGTCTTCTGTTTTCGCCCAAGGATTCCTCGTTGTCCAGCGGAgctttggccaacattttggCAATCTTCAAGAAGCATGATATAAACCTGGTGCATATTGAGTCGCGATCCTCGCTGCGTGTTCCCGGTTACGAGTTTTTCGTGGAGGCCGATGGAAAATCTGGAGCCTTGGGAAAAGCCATCGAGGATGTGAAGGAGCAGTGTAGCTACTTTAACATCATTTCGCGTGACTACAAGGATAATGCCACGGCTGTGCCCTGGTTCCcgcggcgtatacgcgatTTGGATCGTTTCGCCAATCAGATTCTGAGCTACGGATCTGAGCTGGATGCCGATCATCCTGGTTTTACCGATCCGGAATACCGCAAGCGTCGCAAGTACTTCGCCGACATTGCCTACAACTACAAGCATGGCGAGCCCTTGCCCCATGTGGACTACACCAAGGAGGAGATCGAGACCTGGGGTATTATCTTCAGGAATCTAACGAAGCTCTATAAGACCCACGCCTGTCGTGAGTACAACCACGTATTCCCCTTGCTGGTGGACAACTGTGGATTCCGAGAGGACAACATTCCCCAACTGGAGGATGTATCCAACTTCTTGAGGG ATTGCACAGGCTTTACTCTGCGTCCAGTGGCTGGACTACTCAGCTCTCGGGATTTCCTGGCTGGCCTGGCCTTCCGCGTCTTCCACTCCACTCAGTATATCCGTCATCCCAGCAAGCCCATGTACACCCCCGAACCAGATGTCTGCCACGAGCTGATGGGCCACGTGCCGCTTTTTGCAGATCCAGCTTTTGCCCAATTTAGTCAGGAGATCGGTTTAGCTTCCCTGGGAGCACCCGATGATTACATTGAGAAACTGTCCACC ATCTTCTGGTTCACTGTTGAGTACGGCTTGTGCCGCCAGGAGGGTGAGTTGAAGGCGTACGGAGCTGGTCTGCTCTCCTCCTACGGAGAACTGGAGTATTGCCTCACGGACAAGCCGCAGCTGAAGGACTTTGAGCCGGAGGTCACTGGCGTCACCAAGTATCCCATTACTCAGTTCCAGCCTCTGTACTATGTGGCCGATAGTTTTGAAACCGCCAAGGAGAAGACCAT tAAATTTGCGAACTCGATTCCCCGACCCTTTGGTGTTCGCTACAATGCCTATACTCAGAGTGTTGAGGTTCTCGACTCGAAGCCCCAGATTTCGAATCTGATGGACAACATTAACTCCGAGTTCCAGATTCTCCAGAATGCCGTTGCCAAGCTGCGCGTCTGA
- the LOC6737179 gene encoding circadian locomoter output cycles protein kaput isoform X1, whose amino-acid sequence MDDESDDKDDTKSFLCRKSRNLSEKKRRDQFNSLVNDLSALISTSSRKMDKSTVLKSTIAFLKNHNEATDRSKVFEIQQDWKPAFLSNDEYTHLMLESLDGFMMVFSSMGSIFYASESITSQLGYLPQDLYNMTIYDLAYEMDHEALLNIFMNPTPVIEPRQTDISSSNQITFYTHLRRGGMEKVDANAYELVKFVGYFRNDTNTSTGSSSEVSNGSNGQPAVLPRIFQQNPNAEVDKKLVFVGTGRVQNPQLIREMSIIDPTSNEFTSKHSMEWKFLFLDHRAPPIIGYMPFEVLGTSGYDYYHFDDLDSIVACHEELRQTGEGKSCYYRFLTKGQQWIWLQTDYYVSYHQFNSKPDYVVCTHKVVSYAEVLKDSRKECQKSVNSNSTTNNGSSKVIASTGTSSKSASATTTLRDFELSSQNLDSTLLGNSLASLGNETAATSPAVDSSPMWSASAVQPSGSCQINPLKTSRPASSYGNISSTGISPKAKRKCYFYNNRGNDSDSTSMSTDSVTSRQSMMTHVSSQSQRQRSHHRENHHSQSHHHMQQQQQHQNQQQQHQQHQQLQQQLQHTVGTPKMVPLLPIAPTQIMAGNACQFPQPAYPLASPQLVAPTFLEPPQYLTAIPMQPVIAPFPVAPVLSPLPVQSQTDMLPDTVVMTPTQSQLQDQLQRKHDELQKLILQQQNELRIVSEQLLLSRYTYLQPMMSMGFAPGNMTAAAVGNLGAGGQRGLNFTGSNAVQPQFNQYGFALNSEQMLNQQDQQMMMQQQQNLHTQHQHNLQQQHQSHSQLQQHNQQQHQQQQQQQQQQQQQQQQQQQQQQQQQQLQLQQQNDILLREDIDDIDAFLNLSPLHSLGSQSTINPFNSSSNNNNQSYNGGSNLNNGNQNNNNRSSNPPQNNNEDSLLSYMQMATESSPSINFHMGISDDGSETQSEDNKMMHTSGSNLVQQQQQQQQQQILQQHQQQSNSFFSSNPFLNSQNQNQNQLPNDLEILPYQMSQEQSQNLFNSPHTAPGSSQ is encoded by the exons ATGGACGACGAGAGCGACGACAAGGATGATACGAAAAG CTTCCTTTGCAGGAAATCGCGTAATCTCAGCGAGAAGAAGCGACGGGATCAGTTTAACTCGCTGGTCAACGATCTGAGCGCCTTGATATCCACCTCCAGCAGAAAGATGGATAAGTCCACGGTCCTGAAGTCCACGATAGCCTTCCTGAAGAATCATAATG AGGCCACCGACCGCTCCAAGGTTTTCGAAATACAACAGGACTGGAAGCCAGCGTTCCTCAGCAACGACGAATACACTCACCTCATGCTGGAGTCTCTCGATGGTTTCATGATGGTCTTCAGCAGCATGGGCTCCATCTTCTACGCCTCGGAAAGTATTACCTCCCAGCTGGGCTATCTGCCG CAAGATTTGTACAACATGACCATATATGACCTGGCCTACGAGATGGACCATGAGGCGCTGCTGAACATCTTTATGAATCCCACACCGGTAATCGAGCCCAGACAGACGGATATAAGTTCCAGTAACCAGATCACATTCTACACCCATTTGAGACGCGGCGGGATGGAGAAAGTGGATGCCAATGCCTACGAGTTGGTCAAATTCGTGGGCTACTTTC GTAACGATACCAATACTTCGACGGGTTCCAGTTCAGAGGTTTCGAATGGCTCAAATGGACAGCCTGCGGTGCTGCCGCGCATCTTCCAGCAGAATCCCAATGCAGAGGTGGACAAAAAGCTGGTTTTCGTGGGCACCGGACGCGTACAGAATCCCCAACTGATCAGGGAAATGAGCATTATTGATCCCACAAGTAATGAGTTCACCTCGAAACACAGCATGGAGTggaagtttttgtttctggaTCACCGGGCTCCGCCGATCATTGGCTATATGCCCTTCGAGGTTCTGGGGACATCCGGCTATGATTATTACCACTTTGATGATCTGGACAGTATTGTGGCGTGCCATGAAGAGC TAAGGCAAACGGGTGAGGGCAAGTCTTGCTACTACCGATTCCTCACGAAGGGCCAACAGTGGATATGGTTGCAAACGGACTACTATGTGAGCTACCACCAGTTCAATTCCAAACCGGACTACGTGGTCTGCACCCATAAGGTTGTCAGCTATGCCGAGGTTCTGAAGGATAGTCGAAAGGAGTGCCAAAAATCCGTAAAtagcaacagcaccaccaacaaTGGGAGCAGTAAGGTAATAGCCTCCACGGGAACTAGCAGCAAATCCGCATCTGCCACCACAACACTGAGGGATTTCGAGCTGAGCAGCCAAAATCTGGATAGCACATTGCTCGGAAATAGTCTGGCCAGTTTGGGCAATGAAACAGCAGCCACTTCTCCCGCCGTGGACTCATCGCCCATGTGGTCAGCGTCGGCTGTCCAACCGTCTGGATCATGCCAAATAAATCCCCTGAAGACATCGCGTCCCGCCTCGAGTTATGGAAATATCAGCTCCACAGGAATATCGCCGAAGGCCAAGCGAAAGTGCTACTTCTACAACAACCGGGGCAATGACTCGGATTCAACGTCCATGTCGACGGATTCAGTCACCAGCCGGCAGTCTATGATGACGCACGTCAGTTCG CAAAGCCAACGGCAGCGATCGCATCACCGAGAAAATCATCACAGTCAGTCACATCATCacatgcagcaacagcagcagcatcagaaccagcagcagcaacatcagcagcaccagcaactgcaacagcagctgcaacataCAGTGGGTACTCCGAAAATGGTGCCTCTCCTGCCGATTGCGCCCACACAAATAATGGCTGGAAATGCGTGTCAGTTTCCCCAACCCGCCTATCCGCTTGCTAGTCCTCAACTGGTGGCACCCACATTTCTGGAGCCGCCGCAATATCTCACCGCCATTCCCATGCAGCCAGTGATCGCTCCGTTTCCGGTGGCGCCAGTGCTTTCCCCACTTCCGGTGCAGTCACAAACGGATATGCTGCCCGATACGGTGGTTATGACGCCAACACAGAGTCAGTTGCAGGATCAATTGCAGCGGAAGCACGACGAACTGCAAAAACTGATCCTCCAGCAACAGAATGAGCTGAGGATCGTCTCAGAGCAGCTCCTCCTATCCCGCTACACATATCTGCAGCCCATGATGTCGATGGGATTCGCACCTGGCAACatgacagcagcagcggtggGTAATTTGGGAGCAGGTGGCCAACGGGGACTGAATTTCACCGGCAGCAATGCCGTGCAGCCACAATTCAATCAGTATGGATTTGCCCTGAACTCGGAGCAGATGCTTAACCAGCAGGATCAGCAGATgatgatgcagcagcagcagaatctGCACACGCAGCACCAGCAcaatctgcagcagcaacatcagagCCACTCACAGTTGCAGCAACAtaaccagcagcaacatcagcagcagcagcaacaacagcagcagcaacagcagcagcaacagcagcaacaacagcagcaacagcagcagcaacagttgcagctgcagcaacaaaatgaTATTTTACTGCGTGAGGATATCGATGATATAGACGCCTTCCTCAATCTGTCCCCCCTGCACTCACTGGGCTCGCAATCCACCATTAATCCCTTCAACTccagcagcaataacaacaatcaAAGCTACAATGGGGGCAGTAATCTGAATAATGGcaaccagaacaacaacaatcgcagTTCGAATCCCCCGCAAAATAACAACGAGGACTCGCTGTTGTCCTACATGCAGATGGCCACCGAATCGAGTCCTTCGATCAACTTTCACATGGGCATCAGCGATGATGGCTCCGAAACGCAGAGCGAGGACAACAAGATGATGCACACTTCCGGCAGCAATctggtgcagcagcaacagcagcagcaacaacaacaaatcctgcagcagcatcagcagcagtcaAACAGCTTCTTCAGTTCGAATCCCTTTCTCAACAGTCAGAATCAGAACCAAAACCAGTTGCCAAACGATCTGGAAATATTGCCATACCAAATGTCCCAAGAGCAATCACAGAATCTATTCAACTCGCCTCACACAGCCCCAGGCAGTAGTCAATAG
- the LOC6737179 gene encoding circadian locomoter output cycles protein kaput isoform X2, whose protein sequence is MDDESDDKDDTKRKSRNLSEKKRRDQFNSLVNDLSALISTSSRKMDKSTVLKSTIAFLKNHNEATDRSKVFEIQQDWKPAFLSNDEYTHLMLESLDGFMMVFSSMGSIFYASESITSQLGYLPQDLYNMTIYDLAYEMDHEALLNIFMNPTPVIEPRQTDISSSNQITFYTHLRRGGMEKVDANAYELVKFVGYFRNDTNTSTGSSSEVSNGSNGQPAVLPRIFQQNPNAEVDKKLVFVGTGRVQNPQLIREMSIIDPTSNEFTSKHSMEWKFLFLDHRAPPIIGYMPFEVLGTSGYDYYHFDDLDSIVACHEELRQTGEGKSCYYRFLTKGQQWIWLQTDYYVSYHQFNSKPDYVVCTHKVVSYAEVLKDSRKECQKSVNSNSTTNNGSSKVIASTGTSSKSASATTTLRDFELSSQNLDSTLLGNSLASLGNETAATSPAVDSSPMWSASAVQPSGSCQINPLKTSRPASSYGNISSTGISPKAKRKCYFYNNRGNDSDSTSMSTDSVTSRQSMMTHVSSQSQRQRSHHRENHHSQSHHHMQQQQQHQNQQQQHQQHQQLQQQLQHTVGTPKMVPLLPIAPTQIMAGNACQFPQPAYPLASPQLVAPTFLEPPQYLTAIPMQPVIAPFPVAPVLSPLPVQSQTDMLPDTVVMTPTQSQLQDQLQRKHDELQKLILQQQNELRIVSEQLLLSRYTYLQPMMSMGFAPGNMTAAAVGNLGAGGQRGLNFTGSNAVQPQFNQYGFALNSEQMLNQQDQQMMMQQQQNLHTQHQHNLQQQHQSHSQLQQHNQQQHQQQQQQQQQQQQQQQQQQQQQQQQQQLQLQQQNDILLREDIDDIDAFLNLSPLHSLGSQSTINPFNSSSNNNNQSYNGGSNLNNGNQNNNNRSSNPPQNNNEDSLLSYMQMATESSPSINFHMGISDDGSETQSEDNKMMHTSGSNLVQQQQQQQQQQILQQHQQQSNSFFSSNPFLNSQNQNQNQLPNDLEILPYQMSQEQSQNLFNSPHTAPGSSQ, encoded by the exons ATGGACGACGAGAGCGACGACAAGGATGATACGAAAAG GAAATCGCGTAATCTCAGCGAGAAGAAGCGACGGGATCAGTTTAACTCGCTGGTCAACGATCTGAGCGCCTTGATATCCACCTCCAGCAGAAAGATGGATAAGTCCACGGTCCTGAAGTCCACGATAGCCTTCCTGAAGAATCATAATG AGGCCACCGACCGCTCCAAGGTTTTCGAAATACAACAGGACTGGAAGCCAGCGTTCCTCAGCAACGACGAATACACTCACCTCATGCTGGAGTCTCTCGATGGTTTCATGATGGTCTTCAGCAGCATGGGCTCCATCTTCTACGCCTCGGAAAGTATTACCTCCCAGCTGGGCTATCTGCCG CAAGATTTGTACAACATGACCATATATGACCTGGCCTACGAGATGGACCATGAGGCGCTGCTGAACATCTTTATGAATCCCACACCGGTAATCGAGCCCAGACAGACGGATATAAGTTCCAGTAACCAGATCACATTCTACACCCATTTGAGACGCGGCGGGATGGAGAAAGTGGATGCCAATGCCTACGAGTTGGTCAAATTCGTGGGCTACTTTC GTAACGATACCAATACTTCGACGGGTTCCAGTTCAGAGGTTTCGAATGGCTCAAATGGACAGCCTGCGGTGCTGCCGCGCATCTTCCAGCAGAATCCCAATGCAGAGGTGGACAAAAAGCTGGTTTTCGTGGGCACCGGACGCGTACAGAATCCCCAACTGATCAGGGAAATGAGCATTATTGATCCCACAAGTAATGAGTTCACCTCGAAACACAGCATGGAGTggaagtttttgtttctggaTCACCGGGCTCCGCCGATCATTGGCTATATGCCCTTCGAGGTTCTGGGGACATCCGGCTATGATTATTACCACTTTGATGATCTGGACAGTATTGTGGCGTGCCATGAAGAGC TAAGGCAAACGGGTGAGGGCAAGTCTTGCTACTACCGATTCCTCACGAAGGGCCAACAGTGGATATGGTTGCAAACGGACTACTATGTGAGCTACCACCAGTTCAATTCCAAACCGGACTACGTGGTCTGCACCCATAAGGTTGTCAGCTATGCCGAGGTTCTGAAGGATAGTCGAAAGGAGTGCCAAAAATCCGTAAAtagcaacagcaccaccaacaaTGGGAGCAGTAAGGTAATAGCCTCCACGGGAACTAGCAGCAAATCCGCATCTGCCACCACAACACTGAGGGATTTCGAGCTGAGCAGCCAAAATCTGGATAGCACATTGCTCGGAAATAGTCTGGCCAGTTTGGGCAATGAAACAGCAGCCACTTCTCCCGCCGTGGACTCATCGCCCATGTGGTCAGCGTCGGCTGTCCAACCGTCTGGATCATGCCAAATAAATCCCCTGAAGACATCGCGTCCCGCCTCGAGTTATGGAAATATCAGCTCCACAGGAATATCGCCGAAGGCCAAGCGAAAGTGCTACTTCTACAACAACCGGGGCAATGACTCGGATTCAACGTCCATGTCGACGGATTCAGTCACCAGCCGGCAGTCTATGATGACGCACGTCAGTTCG CAAAGCCAACGGCAGCGATCGCATCACCGAGAAAATCATCACAGTCAGTCACATCATCacatgcagcaacagcagcagcatcagaaccagcagcagcaacatcagcagcaccagcaactgcaacagcagctgcaacataCAGTGGGTACTCCGAAAATGGTGCCTCTCCTGCCGATTGCGCCCACACAAATAATGGCTGGAAATGCGTGTCAGTTTCCCCAACCCGCCTATCCGCTTGCTAGTCCTCAACTGGTGGCACCCACATTTCTGGAGCCGCCGCAATATCTCACCGCCATTCCCATGCAGCCAGTGATCGCTCCGTTTCCGGTGGCGCCAGTGCTTTCCCCACTTCCGGTGCAGTCACAAACGGATATGCTGCCCGATACGGTGGTTATGACGCCAACACAGAGTCAGTTGCAGGATCAATTGCAGCGGAAGCACGACGAACTGCAAAAACTGATCCTCCAGCAACAGAATGAGCTGAGGATCGTCTCAGAGCAGCTCCTCCTATCCCGCTACACATATCTGCAGCCCATGATGTCGATGGGATTCGCACCTGGCAACatgacagcagcagcggtggGTAATTTGGGAGCAGGTGGCCAACGGGGACTGAATTTCACCGGCAGCAATGCCGTGCAGCCACAATTCAATCAGTATGGATTTGCCCTGAACTCGGAGCAGATGCTTAACCAGCAGGATCAGCAGATgatgatgcagcagcagcagaatctGCACACGCAGCACCAGCAcaatctgcagcagcaacatcagagCCACTCACAGTTGCAGCAACAtaaccagcagcaacatcagcagcagcagcaacaacagcagcagcaacagcagcagcaacagcagcaacaacagcagcaacagcagcagcaacagttgcagctgcagcaacaaaatgaTATTTTACTGCGTGAGGATATCGATGATATAGACGCCTTCCTCAATCTGTCCCCCCTGCACTCACTGGGCTCGCAATCCACCATTAATCCCTTCAACTccagcagcaataacaacaatcaAAGCTACAATGGGGGCAGTAATCTGAATAATGGcaaccagaacaacaacaatcgcagTTCGAATCCCCCGCAAAATAACAACGAGGACTCGCTGTTGTCCTACATGCAGATGGCCACCGAATCGAGTCCTTCGATCAACTTTCACATGGGCATCAGCGATGATGGCTCCGAAACGCAGAGCGAGGACAACAAGATGATGCACACTTCCGGCAGCAATctggtgcagcagcaacagcagcagcaacaacaacaaatcctgcagcagcatcagcagcagtcaAACAGCTTCTTCAGTTCGAATCCCTTTCTCAACAGTCAGAATCAGAACCAAAACCAGTTGCCAAACGATCTGGAAATATTGCCATACCAAATGTCCCAAGAGCAATCACAGAATCTATTCAACTCGCCTCACACAGCCCCAGGCAGTAGTCAATAG
- the LOC6737179 gene encoding circadian locomoter output cycles protein kaput isoform X3, which produces MTIYDLAYEMDHEALLNIFMNPTPVIEPRQTDISSSNQITFYTHLRRGGMEKVDANAYELVKFVGYFRNDTNTSTGSSSEVSNGSNGQPAVLPRIFQQNPNAEVDKKLVFVGTGRVQNPQLIREMSIIDPTSNEFTSKHSMEWKFLFLDHRAPPIIGYMPFEVLGTSGYDYYHFDDLDSIVACHEELRQTGEGKSCYYRFLTKGQQWIWLQTDYYVSYHQFNSKPDYVVCTHKVVSYAEVLKDSRKECQKSVNSNSTTNNGSSKVIASTGTSSKSASATTTLRDFELSSQNLDSTLLGNSLASLGNETAATSPAVDSSPMWSASAVQPSGSCQINPLKTSRPASSYGNISSTGISPKAKRKCYFYNNRGNDSDSTSMSTDSVTSRQSMMTHVSSQSQRQRSHHRENHHSQSHHHMQQQQQHQNQQQQHQQHQQLQQQLQHTVGTPKMVPLLPIAPTQIMAGNACQFPQPAYPLASPQLVAPTFLEPPQYLTAIPMQPVIAPFPVAPVLSPLPVQSQTDMLPDTVVMTPTQSQLQDQLQRKHDELQKLILQQQNELRIVSEQLLLSRYTYLQPMMSMGFAPGNMTAAAVGNLGAGGQRGLNFTGSNAVQPQFNQYGFALNSEQMLNQQDQQMMMQQQQNLHTQHQHNLQQQHQSHSQLQQHNQQQHQQQQQQQQQQQQQQQQQQQQQQQQQQLQLQQQNDILLREDIDDIDAFLNLSPLHSLGSQSTINPFNSSSNNNNQSYNGGSNLNNGNQNNNNRSSNPPQNNNEDSLLSYMQMATESSPSINFHMGISDDGSETQSEDNKMMHTSGSNLVQQQQQQQQQQILQQHQQQSNSFFSSNPFLNSQNQNQNQLPNDLEILPYQMSQEQSQNLFNSPHTAPGSSQ; this is translated from the exons ATGACCATATATGACCTGGCCTACGAGATGGACCATGAGGCGCTGCTGAACATCTTTATGAATCCCACACCGGTAATCGAGCCCAGACAGACGGATATAAGTTCCAGTAACCAGATCACATTCTACACCCATTTGAGACGCGGCGGGATGGAGAAAGTGGATGCCAATGCCTACGAGTTGGTCAAATTCGTGGGCTACTTTC GTAACGATACCAATACTTCGACGGGTTCCAGTTCAGAGGTTTCGAATGGCTCAAATGGACAGCCTGCGGTGCTGCCGCGCATCTTCCAGCAGAATCCCAATGCAGAGGTGGACAAAAAGCTGGTTTTCGTGGGCACCGGACGCGTACAGAATCCCCAACTGATCAGGGAAATGAGCATTATTGATCCCACAAGTAATGAGTTCACCTCGAAACACAGCATGGAGTggaagtttttgtttctggaTCACCGGGCTCCGCCGATCATTGGCTATATGCCCTTCGAGGTTCTGGGGACATCCGGCTATGATTATTACCACTTTGATGATCTGGACAGTATTGTGGCGTGCCATGAAGAGC TAAGGCAAACGGGTGAGGGCAAGTCTTGCTACTACCGATTCCTCACGAAGGGCCAACAGTGGATATGGTTGCAAACGGACTACTATGTGAGCTACCACCAGTTCAATTCCAAACCGGACTACGTGGTCTGCACCCATAAGGTTGTCAGCTATGCCGAGGTTCTGAAGGATAGTCGAAAGGAGTGCCAAAAATCCGTAAAtagcaacagcaccaccaacaaTGGGAGCAGTAAGGTAATAGCCTCCACGGGAACTAGCAGCAAATCCGCATCTGCCACCACAACACTGAGGGATTTCGAGCTGAGCAGCCAAAATCTGGATAGCACATTGCTCGGAAATAGTCTGGCCAGTTTGGGCAATGAAACAGCAGCCACTTCTCCCGCCGTGGACTCATCGCCCATGTGGTCAGCGTCGGCTGTCCAACCGTCTGGATCATGCCAAATAAATCCCCTGAAGACATCGCGTCCCGCCTCGAGTTATGGAAATATCAGCTCCACAGGAATATCGCCGAAGGCCAAGCGAAAGTGCTACTTCTACAACAACCGGGGCAATGACTCGGATTCAACGTCCATGTCGACGGATTCAGTCACCAGCCGGCAGTCTATGATGACGCACGTCAGTTCG CAAAGCCAACGGCAGCGATCGCATCACCGAGAAAATCATCACAGTCAGTCACATCATCacatgcagcaacagcagcagcatcagaaccagcagcagcaacatcagcagcaccagcaactgcaacagcagctgcaacataCAGTGGGTACTCCGAAAATGGTGCCTCTCCTGCCGATTGCGCCCACACAAATAATGGCTGGAAATGCGTGTCAGTTTCCCCAACCCGCCTATCCGCTTGCTAGTCCTCAACTGGTGGCACCCACATTTCTGGAGCCGCCGCAATATCTCACCGCCATTCCCATGCAGCCAGTGATCGCTCCGTTTCCGGTGGCGCCAGTGCTTTCCCCACTTCCGGTGCAGTCACAAACGGATATGCTGCCCGATACGGTGGTTATGACGCCAACACAGAGTCAGTTGCAGGATCAATTGCAGCGGAAGCACGACGAACTGCAAAAACTGATCCTCCAGCAACAGAATGAGCTGAGGATCGTCTCAGAGCAGCTCCTCCTATCCCGCTACACATATCTGCAGCCCATGATGTCGATGGGATTCGCACCTGGCAACatgacagcagcagcggtggGTAATTTGGGAGCAGGTGGCCAACGGGGACTGAATTTCACCGGCAGCAATGCCGTGCAGCCACAATTCAATCAGTATGGATTTGCCCTGAACTCGGAGCAGATGCTTAACCAGCAGGATCAGCAGATgatgatgcagcagcagcagaatctGCACACGCAGCACCAGCAcaatctgcagcagcaacatcagagCCACTCACAGTTGCAGCAACAtaaccagcagcaacatcagcagcagcagcaacaacagcagcagcaacagcagcagcaacagcagcaacaacagcagcaacagcagcagcaacagttgcagctgcagcaacaaaatgaTATTTTACTGCGTGAGGATATCGATGATATAGACGCCTTCCTCAATCTGTCCCCCCTGCACTCACTGGGCTCGCAATCCACCATTAATCCCTTCAACTccagcagcaataacaacaatcaAAGCTACAATGGGGGCAGTAATCTGAATAATGGcaaccagaacaacaacaatcgcagTTCGAATCCCCCGCAAAATAACAACGAGGACTCGCTGTTGTCCTACATGCAGATGGCCACCGAATCGAGTCCTTCGATCAACTTTCACATGGGCATCAGCGATGATGGCTCCGAAACGCAGAGCGAGGACAACAAGATGATGCACACTTCCGGCAGCAATctggtgcagcagcaacagcagcagcaacaacaacaaatcctgcagcagcatcagcagcagtcaAACAGCTTCTTCAGTTCGAATCCCTTTCTCAACAGTCAGAATCAGAACCAAAACCAGTTGCCAAACGATCTGGAAATATTGCCATACCAAATGTCCCAAGAGCAATCACAGAATCTATTCAACTCGCCTCACACAGCCCCAGGCAGTAGTCAATAG
- the LOC27207965 gene encoding microtubule-associated protein RP/EB family member 1: MSKKSKTTVVNVLYTNNSSSNPSRGEMLSWVNNTLKSQFFKVEELCTGAAYCQLMDILFAQSIPMQRVKFRTNVEYEYIQNFKLLQGCFNKVDVDKIIPIDRLIKGRFQDNFEFLQWFRKFFDANYESREYDPLIARNGAMMGLGSPPIEAKKRKTVNKSKPQTKPTEESSAQTDKARTDPENQVHESNSQIKAPEEAPAQTDKATTEPVNEGSIEELRNYCEYISMMTEERDFYLSKLRAIDHICQKYNSGQVRKISEKITNIIYSG; encoded by the coding sequence ATGTCtaagaaatcaaaaacaacagtCGTGAATGTTCTCTACACTAACAATTCGTCGAGCAATCCTTCGCGGGGGGAAATGCTATCCTGGGTGAACAATACGCTGAAATCGCAGTTTTTCAAGGTCGAGGAGTTGTGCACCGGAGCGGCATACTGCCAGTTAATGGACATACTCTTTGCCCAGTCGATCCCGATGCAGCGAGTCAAGTTTCGCACAAACGTCGAGTATGAGTACATCCAAAATTTCAAGCTTTTACAGGGATGTTTCAACAAAGTTGATGTGGATAAGATCATACCCATCGACCGGCTGATCAAGGGTCGATTCCAGGATAACTTCGAGTTTCTCCAGTGGTTTCGCAAGTTCTTCGATGCCAACTATGAGAGTCGAGAATATGATCCTCTGATCGCTCGGAATGGAGCAATGATGGGACTTGGCTCGCCTCCCATTGAAGCCAAGAAACGCAAGACAGTGAATAAGTCAAAACCCCAGACTAAACCCACCGAAGAATCCTCTGCTCAAACAGATAAGGCGAGAACAGATCCGGAAAATCAAGTGCATGAGTCAAATTCCCAAATTAAAGCCCCCGAAGAAGCTCCTGCTCAAACAGATAAGGCAACAACAGAGCCGGTAAATGAAGGTTCTATTGAGGAGTTGCGGAATTACTGTGAATATATTTCGATGATGACGGAGGAGAGGGACTTTTACTTATCGAAACTCAGAGCAATTGATCATATTTGCCAGAAATACAATAGTGGCCAAGTTAGGAAAATATCAGAGAAGATTACTAATATTATTTACAGCGGATAA